The following are encoded together in the Bradyrhizobium genosp. L genome:
- a CDS encoding DUF4344 domain-containing metallopeptidase translates to MKQLWTSICSISVPSAALLGLICLATPVLAQSQPSNAPANATSTPVVESVLNIWEKRLMQEGLIILGYYNGFADGSFGQGTRDALSAFQTKQGRAATGQVTAADALRLAGAAFGVRKKVDWRPLDSTTGIRMFYPAAILTRRAGNQSGGETLNSGDDHISLMTFHIPGADSNGIDALFDKQMNGQNQVTYKFRRQNAFILSGTRQGGKFYTRVEQKGDDIRGYDLIWKAEDDVLMQRISVLISNGFDPFGRNAADGQPTYPVLQKLADLVDQDTSQQDKGNSNKQAQGAQSANSSPNQDEAVVERKDGALPAPTDGTLVTSDGKGLRFTYEYRPPDDSALRYAYQWAVNTHLFSNIPEVDGLDGMLMIPRPLRYVTAQCGTINAFYAKKISSVVLCYEMIDSLTKLGAALAKGASDPNALTVEFVRDNIRFILLHESGHAMIDMLDLPAVGREEDSVDQLAAVLLLAHVNNDESTNDIARVLQLAATWFKVNSAGAKNDNVAVFADEHSLDAQRYFNLLCIVYGRDPDHFRGIVDGGMLPKERANRCPDESAKITRSWARLLLPHFSPRFRPRDDAAPDDNRKSAPPPAQTGNPLEWDGKSNPFKN, encoded by the coding sequence GTGAAACAGCTCTGGACGAGCATATGCAGCATCAGCGTCCCGAGCGCTGCCCTTCTCGGTCTGATCTGCCTTGCCACGCCGGTCCTGGCACAATCCCAGCCGTCCAATGCTCCCGCGAACGCGACCTCGACACCCGTGGTCGAGAGTGTGCTGAACATCTGGGAAAAGCGGTTGATGCAGGAAGGGCTGATCATCCTCGGCTACTACAACGGCTTTGCCGACGGATCGTTCGGGCAGGGCACACGGGATGCGCTCTCCGCATTCCAGACCAAGCAAGGCCGCGCCGCTACCGGACAAGTCACGGCCGCGGATGCGCTGCGTCTGGCCGGTGCAGCTTTTGGCGTACGCAAGAAGGTCGACTGGCGTCCGCTCGATTCGACGACCGGCATTCGCATGTTCTATCCCGCGGCAATCCTGACCCGTCGGGCGGGCAATCAATCCGGCGGCGAGACGCTGAATTCAGGGGATGACCATATCTCGTTGATGACCTTCCATATCCCTGGGGCAGATTCCAACGGGATCGACGCGCTGTTCGATAAGCAGATGAACGGGCAGAACCAGGTCACCTACAAGTTCCGTCGACAGAACGCGTTCATCCTGTCGGGGACGCGCCAGGGAGGCAAATTCTATACCCGCGTCGAACAGAAGGGCGACGATATCCGTGGCTATGATTTGATCTGGAAGGCCGAGGATGACGTGCTGATGCAGAGAATCTCCGTATTGATCTCCAACGGATTCGACCCCTTCGGTAGGAACGCTGCGGACGGACAGCCGACATATCCGGTGCTGCAGAAGCTTGCCGATCTGGTCGACCAGGACACCTCGCAGCAGGACAAGGGCAATTCCAACAAGCAGGCGCAGGGCGCGCAGTCCGCGAATAGCAGTCCAAATCAAGACGAAGCGGTCGTGGAACGCAAGGATGGCGCTTTGCCGGCACCGACCGACGGCACGCTGGTGACCAGCGATGGTAAGGGTCTGCGCTTTACGTATGAGTATCGGCCACCCGACGATTCTGCGCTGCGCTACGCCTATCAATGGGCCGTCAACACGCACCTGTTCAGCAACATTCCCGAAGTCGACGGCCTCGACGGCATGCTGATGATCCCGCGGCCGTTGCGTTACGTCACGGCGCAATGCGGCACGATCAATGCCTTCTACGCCAAGAAGATCTCGTCCGTCGTGCTGTGCTACGAGATGATCGATAGCTTGACGAAACTCGGAGCCGCCCTGGCCAAGGGTGCTTCCGATCCCAACGCGCTTACGGTCGAGTTCGTCAGGGACAATATTCGCTTTATCCTGTTGCACGAGTCCGGTCATGCGATGATCGACATGCTCGATCTCCCCGCGGTTGGGCGCGAAGAGGATTCGGTCGACCAGTTGGCAGCGGTTCTGCTCTTGGCGCACGTCAACAACGACGAAAGCACCAACGACATCGCCCGCGTGCTGCAACTCGCGGCGACCTGGTTCAAGGTGAACAGCGCCGGCGCTAAGAACGACAATGTGGCGGTTTTCGCCGACGAGCATTCGCTCGACGCGCAGCGCTATTTCAACCTCCTCTGCATTGTCTACGGTCGCGATCCCGACCATTTCCGCGGCATCGTCGATGGCGGCATGCTCCCGAAGGAGCGCGCCAACCGGTGTCCCGATGAATCGGCCAAGATCACGCGGTCCTGGGCACGCCTGTTGCTGCCGCATTTCTCTCCCCGCTTCCGGCCTCGGGATGATGCGGCCCCTGATGACAACCGCAAGAGCGCACCGCCCCCCGCGCAAACCGGCAACCCACTGGAATGGGACGGAAAGTCGAATCCATTCAAGAATTGA
- a CDS encoding FAD-binding and (Fe-S)-binding domain-containing protein — MKNASSLEQRLRSNLTGDVLFDAFNRGRYATDASFYQIMPAGVVVPRTIDEALRALAIARDDGRIVTPRGGGTSQCGQTVNDGIVVDLSKHLNKIVSLDVESRTCVVEPGIVLDDLNRQLKKHGLWFPVDVSTASRATIGGMAGNNSCGGRSLRYGTMRDNTLSMDAALADGTLLHFGEVPRDLTGVNSPDGGLKLFRDMLDLGEREAVEIADKFPKVQRRVGGYNLDALVPRNAPNNLAHLLVGSEGTLAFTTQVELKLWPVIRNKALGVCHFGSFYEAMDATQHLVKLQPIAVELVDRTMIALGREIAMFQPIISAAVRGDPDAILVVEFAEEDQADNLARLKQLGELMADLGFGWDKPQRKWGGVVEIVEPALQAGIADFRAAGLNVMMSMKQEGKPVSFVEDCAVPLPHLADYTERLNAIFAKHGTRGTMYAHASEGCLHVRPVLNLKLDKDVKAMRAIAEEAFAMVREYKGSHSGEHGDGLVRSEFHETMFGARIVADFREVKARFDPGNTLNPGKIVDPPKMDDRTLFRYSPDYRIGELKTVLDWSAYPGAGGGFQGAVEMCNNNGACRKLEGGVMCPSYRATRNEKDVTRGRANTLRLAISGQLGPDALASDEMMETLKLCVSCKACRHECPVGVDMAKMKIEVSAARAKTHGLSLRDRLVGYLPRYVDLASRLAPLANWRNRSPLLRALLEKFAGISAKRTLPAFRSDTFRPDAEAFGPHDGREVVLFADTFNRGYERENLDAALEVLVAGGYRVHLPKPSDGTRPLCCGRTFFSAGLVDQARAELDRLVATYAPFAARGVPIVGLEPSCLLTLRDELLSLRSDARAKTISAHALLFEEFLVREAEAGRLALPLGAVADKAVVHGHCHQKSFGAFKPVEKVLRLVPGLDVKTIESSCCGMAGAFGYGADTYQASIEMAELSLLPAVRAADQDTLIVADGTSCRHQISDGSGRTPLHVARVLAMSIKCATSGSDKSSPTKEEAHG; from the coding sequence ATGAAGAACGCCTCATCGCTCGAACAGCGTCTGCGATCGAACCTCACCGGCGATGTGTTGTTCGACGCCTTCAACCGCGGCCGCTACGCGACCGACGCCTCGTTCTACCAGATCATGCCGGCGGGCGTGGTTGTCCCCCGCACCATCGACGAGGCGCTGCGTGCGCTTGCGATCGCGCGCGACGATGGCCGCATCGTCACCCCGCGCGGCGGCGGCACCTCGCAATGCGGACAGACCGTCAATGACGGCATCGTGGTCGATCTGTCCAAGCACCTGAACAAGATCGTTTCGCTCGACGTCGAGAGCCGGACCTGCGTGGTCGAGCCGGGCATCGTGCTCGACGATCTCAACCGACAACTGAAGAAGCACGGCCTGTGGTTTCCGGTCGACGTCTCGACGGCGTCACGCGCCACCATCGGCGGCATGGCCGGCAACAATTCCTGCGGCGGCCGCTCGCTGCGCTACGGCACCATGCGCGACAACACGCTGTCGATGGATGCGGCGCTTGCCGACGGCACGCTGCTGCATTTCGGCGAGGTGCCGCGCGATCTCACGGGGGTCAATTCCCCCGACGGCGGACTAAAACTGTTTCGCGACATGCTCGATCTCGGCGAGCGCGAGGCCGTCGAGATCGCGGACAAATTCCCGAAAGTGCAGCGCCGGGTCGGCGGCTACAATCTCGACGCGCTGGTGCCGCGCAATGCGCCGAACAACCTGGCGCATCTGCTGGTCGGCTCCGAGGGTACGCTCGCCTTCACGACACAGGTCGAGCTCAAGCTATGGCCGGTGATCCGCAACAAGGCGCTCGGCGTCTGCCATTTCGGCAGCTTCTACGAGGCGATGGACGCAACCCAGCATCTGGTCAAGCTGCAACCCATTGCGGTGGAATTGGTCGATCGCACCATGATCGCGCTCGGGCGCGAGATCGCGATGTTCCAGCCGATCATTTCGGCGGCGGTGCGCGGCGATCCGGATGCGATCCTGGTGGTCGAGTTCGCGGAAGAAGACCAGGCCGACAACCTCGCCCGCCTGAAGCAGCTCGGCGAACTGATGGCCGATCTCGGCTTCGGCTGGGACAAGCCGCAACGCAAATGGGGCGGCGTGGTCGAGATCGTCGAGCCGGCGCTGCAGGCCGGCATCGCCGATTTCCGCGCCGCCGGCCTCAACGTCATGATGTCGATGAAGCAGGAGGGCAAGCCGGTCTCGTTCGTCGAGGATTGCGCGGTGCCGCTGCCGCATCTCGCCGACTACACCGAGCGGCTCAACGCAATCTTCGCCAAGCACGGCACCCGCGGCACCATGTACGCCCACGCCTCGGAAGGCTGCCTGCATGTCCGCCCAGTGCTCAACCTCAAGCTCGACAAGGACGTCAAGGCAATGCGCGCCATTGCCGAGGAAGCCTTCGCGATGGTGCGCGAATACAAGGGCTCGCACTCCGGCGAGCACGGCGACGGCCTGGTGCGCTCGGAATTCCATGAGACGATGTTCGGCGCGCGCATCGTCGCCGATTTCCGCGAGGTCAAGGCGCGCTTCGACCCCGGCAACACGCTCAACCCCGGCAAGATCGTCGATCCGCCCAAGATGGACGATCGCACGCTGTTTCGCTATTCGCCGGATTATCGCATTGGTGAATTGAAGACAGTGCTCGATTGGTCGGCCTATCCTGGCGCCGGCGGCGGTTTCCAGGGCGCGGTCGAAATGTGCAACAACAACGGCGCCTGCCGCAAGCTCGAGGGCGGCGTGATGTGCCCATCCTATCGCGCCACCCGCAACGAGAAGGACGTCACCCGCGGCCGCGCCAACACGCTGCGGCTCGCGATCTCCGGCCAGCTCGGCCCGGACGCGCTGGCCTCCGACGAGATGATGGAGACGTTGAAGCTCTGCGTGTCCTGCAAGGCCTGCCGCCATGAATGCCCTGTTGGCGTCGACATGGCCAAGATGAAGATCGAGGTTTCGGCTGCGCGCGCCAAGACGCACGGACTGTCGCTGCGCGATCGGCTGGTCGGCTATCTCCCTCGCTACGTCGATCTCGCATCGCGGTTGGCTCCGCTTGCGAACTGGCGCAACCGCAGCCCGCTGTTGCGCGCGCTGCTTGAAAAATTCGCCGGCATCAGCGCCAAGCGCACGCTGCCGGCGTTCCGCAGCGACACGTTCCGGCCTGACGCCGAGGCATTCGGCCCGCATGACGGCCGCGAGGTCGTGCTGTTCGCCGACACCTTCAACCGCGGCTATGAGCGCGAGAATCTCGACGCCGCGCTCGAGGTGCTGGTTGCCGGCGGATATCGCGTGCACTTGCCAAAACCGTCGGACGGCACGCGGCCGCTGTGCTGCGGGCGGACCTTCTTCTCGGCCGGCCTGGTCGACCAGGCCCGCGCAGAACTCGACCGGCTGGTTGCGACCTACGCGCCATTCGCGGCCCGCGGCGTGCCTATTGTCGGGCTCGAGCCGAGCTGTCTTCTGACGCTGCGGGACGAGCTGCTTTCGCTGCGATCGGATGCCCGCGCAAAGACGATCAGCGCGCATGCCCTGCTGTTCGAGGAATTTTTGGTGCGCGAAGCGGAGGCTGGGCGCCTCGCTTTGCCGCTTGGCGCCGTCGCCGACAAGGCCGTTGTGCACGGTCATTGCCATCAAAAGTCCTTCGGTGCGTTCAAGCCGGTGGAGAAGGTGTTGCGCCTGGTGCCGGGCCTCGACGTCAAGACCATCGAGTCGAGCTGCTGCGGCATGGCCGGCGCGTTCGGCTATGGCGCGGATACCTACCAGGCCTCGATCGAAATGGCCGAGCTGTCGCTGCTGCCGGCCGTGCGCGCGGCGGACCAGGACACATTGATCGTGGCGGACGGAACCTCGTGCCGGCACCAGATCAGCGACGGCAGCGGGCGCACGCCGCTTCACGTCGCCCGCGTCTTGGCGATGAGCATCAAGTGTGCGACATCCGGTTCCGACAAATCATCCCCGACAAAGGAAGAGGCCCATGGCTGA
- a CDS encoding enoyl-CoA hydratase/isomerase family protein — MSDSSVILEKRGQTFWITINRPDKRNALNASVIAGISKGYRDAHDDGDVRVIVLTGAGDKAFCAGADLQNSGAAFATDHSRPNVDYADLLRLSQNATKPAIARVGGVCMAGGMGLLCMTDVAVAADHVIFGLPEVKVGVFPMQVMSLLQSIAPPRLVNEWALTGEPFDASAAKAAGLLNYVVPAAELDAKIDWLIGRIVDKSPTAIRRGKYAMRAIASMSFDESIAYTESQIALLAMTEDAKEGLKAFGEKRKPSWTGR; from the coding sequence ATGAGCGACAGCAGCGTCATTCTCGAAAAGCGCGGTCAGACGTTCTGGATCACCATCAACCGGCCGGACAAGCGCAACGCGCTCAATGCCAGCGTGATCGCGGGCATTTCCAAGGGCTACCGCGACGCCCATGACGACGGCGACGTGCGCGTCATCGTGCTGACGGGCGCGGGCGACAAGGCGTTCTGTGCCGGCGCCGATTTGCAGAACAGCGGCGCGGCGTTCGCGACGGATCATTCGCGTCCCAATGTCGATTACGCCGACCTGTTGCGGCTGTCGCAGAATGCGACCAAGCCCGCGATCGCGCGGGTCGGCGGGGTCTGCATGGCCGGCGGCATGGGATTGCTGTGCATGACCGACGTGGCGGTCGCCGCCGATCATGTGATCTTCGGCCTGCCCGAGGTCAAGGTCGGCGTATTCCCGATGCAGGTGATGAGCCTGCTGCAATCGATCGCCCCGCCGCGCCTGGTCAACGAATGGGCGCTGACCGGCGAGCCGTTCGATGCGAGCGCGGCCAAGGCCGCCGGTCTCCTGAACTACGTCGTTCCCGCCGCCGAACTCGATGCCAAGATCGATTGGCTGATCGGCCGCATCGTCGACAAGTCGCCGACGGCGATCCGTCGCGGCAAATATGCCATGCGGGCGATCGCCTCGATGTCGTTCGACGAGAGCATCGCCTACACCGAAAGCCAGATCGCGCTGCTCGCGATGACCGAGGACGCCAAGGAGGGCCTCAAGGCCTTTGGCGAGAAGCGCAAGCCGTCATGGACGGGGCGATGA
- a CDS encoding molybdopterin oxidoreductase family protein codes for MNQHAKVDIRHSTCPHDCPSACALDVEVVDGRSIGRVRGSKQQTYTAGVVCAKVARYAERIHHAERLMHPLRRTGPKGSGQFARISWDEALDEIAGRFDDAERAFGAESVWPYYYAGTMGLVMRDGLNRLSHVKKYSRFYGTICSTIARIGFTAGTGKIMGVDPREMGVSDLVVIWGTNPVNTQVNVMTHASRARKERGARIAAVDVYNNETMKQADIKILLRPGTDGAFACAVMHVLFREGLADRNYLARYTDCPDELEAHLKTRTPEWASAISGVPVEEIEAFARLVGQTERTFFRLGYGFTRSRNGAAQMHAALCIPAVTGAWQYEGGGAFFNNAGIWRFDESIIEGHDAIDPATRVLDQSKIGRILTGDAEALKGGGPVKAMLIQNTNPMTVAPEQALVRQGFAREDLFVAVHEQFMTETAQMADIVLPATMFMEHDDLYYGGGHQHISVGPKLIDPPGECRSNHEVMQGLGRRLNATHPGFDMTARELIDATLKKSGHGDIAALEADIWRDLQPDFRTSHYLDGFAHADKKFHFKVDWGKVPVGAGGLMGAWDKMPSLPDHWTIIEEADAQHPFRLATSPSRSFLNTSFNETPSSQAREGAPTVMIHPADAAPLSIADGDAVTLGNTRGETTLTAKLFDGVRRGVLIAESIHPNKSHIGGRGINMLTGAEAVAPVGGAAFHDNKVWIRKAL; via the coding sequence ATGAACCAGCACGCCAAGGTCGACATCCGCCATTCCACCTGTCCGCACGACTGCCCTTCGGCATGCGCGCTCGACGTCGAGGTTGTCGATGGGCGCTCGATCGGCCGTGTGAGGGGCTCCAAGCAGCAGACCTACACGGCCGGCGTGGTCTGCGCCAAGGTCGCGCGCTACGCCGAGCGGATTCATCATGCCGAGCGGCTGATGCATCCGCTGCGCCGGACCGGCCCGAAAGGCTCAGGTCAGTTCGCACGGATCTCCTGGGACGAGGCACTCGACGAAATCGCCGGGCGCTTCGATGATGCCGAGCGCGCGTTCGGCGCCGAGTCGGTCTGGCCGTACTACTATGCCGGCACCATGGGACTCGTGATGCGCGACGGCCTCAACCGTCTCTCGCACGTCAAGAAGTACTCGCGCTTCTATGGCACGATCTGCTCGACCATTGCCCGCATCGGCTTTACGGCCGGGACCGGCAAGATCATGGGCGTCGATCCCCGCGAGATGGGCGTCTCCGACCTCGTCGTGATCTGGGGCACCAATCCGGTGAATACCCAGGTCAACGTGATGACGCACGCCTCGCGCGCCCGCAAGGAACGCGGTGCCAGGATCGCGGCGGTCGACGTCTATAACAACGAGACGATGAAGCAGGCCGACATCAAGATCCTGCTGCGGCCCGGCACCGACGGCGCCTTCGCCTGCGCGGTGATGCACGTGCTGTTCCGTGAGGGCCTTGCCGACCGTAACTATCTCGCGCGCTACACCGATTGCCCCGACGAGCTGGAAGCGCATCTCAAGACCCGCACCCCGGAATGGGCCTCGGCGATATCAGGCGTGCCGGTGGAAGAGATCGAGGCGTTCGCGCGCCTGGTCGGGCAGACCGAGCGCACGTTCTTCCGCCTCGGCTACGGGTTTACGCGCAGCCGCAACGGCGCGGCGCAGATGCACGCCGCACTGTGCATTCCCGCCGTCACCGGTGCCTGGCAGTACGAGGGCGGCGGCGCCTTCTTCAACAATGCCGGCATCTGGCGCTTCGACGAATCCATCATCGAAGGCCACGACGCGATCGATCCCGCCACGCGGGTGCTCGATCAGTCGAAGATCGGCCGCATCCTGACCGGCGATGCGGAAGCGCTGAAGGGCGGCGGCCCGGTCAAGGCGATGCTGATCCAGAATACCAATCCGATGACGGTCGCGCCGGAACAGGCGCTGGTGCGGCAAGGCTTCGCGCGCGAGGATCTGTTCGTCGCGGTGCATGAGCAGTTCATGACCGAGACCGCGCAGATGGCCGACATCGTGCTGCCGGCGACGATGTTCATGGAGCACGACGATCTCTATTATGGCGGCGGCCATCAGCACATCTCGGTCGGCCCGAAGCTGATCGACCCGCCCGGCGAATGCCGCTCCAATCACGAGGTGATGCAGGGGCTCGGCCGCAGGCTGAACGCCACCCATCCCGGCTTCGACATGACCGCGCGCGAGCTGATCGACGCGACGCTGAAGAAGAGCGGGCATGGCGATATCGCGGCGCTGGAGGCCGATATTTGGCGCGACCTGCAGCCTGATTTCCGCACCTCGCACTATCTCGACGGCTTCGCCCATGCGGACAAGAAATTCCACTTCAAAGTCGATTGGGGCAAGGTTCCGGTTGGTGCCGGTGGCCTGATGGGCGCATGGGACAAGATGCCCTCGCTGCCCGATCATTGGACCATCATCGAGGAAGCGGACGCGCAGCACCCGTTCCGGCTCGCGACGTCGCCGTCGCGCAGCTTCCTCAACACCAGTTTCAACGAGACGCCGTCGTCGCAGGCCCGCGAGGGCGCGCCGACGGTGATGATCCACCCCGCGGATGCCGCGCCGCTGTCGATCGCGGACGGCGATGCAGTGACGCTCGGCAACACCCGCGGCGAGACCACGCTGACTGCAAAACTGTTCGACGGCGTGCGGCGCGGCGTGCTGATCGCCGAGTCGATCCACCCGAACAAGTCGCACATCGGCGGCCGCGGCATCAACATGCTGACCGGCGCCGAAGCCGTCGCTCCCGTCGGCGGCGCCGCGTTCCACGACAACAAGGTCTGGATCAGGAAGGCGCTCTAA
- a CDS encoding DUF4424 domain-containing protein, translating to MRLLPSILVLLAAVPLAARADDSTAALRAGGLVLATTDKIALVSEDLFLSAKAVHISYRFRNLTNADFETIIAFPMPDISGNPNLNTDIPDPASDNFLKFTTQVDGRPVESQVEQRAFLAPNGKGEIEITSRLRALHIPLLPTVDATEKAMAALRDDQRRSLADAEIVESQDFNDEKGKRTVQVPLWTLKSKFWRKQVFPAGKDVVVRQSYSPSLGSLSSLSFGSPDQDPAQKTEYRKKFCTDEAFTKAARSLYDKALADNAKTFQAFEQYLSYVITSGGHWAGPIGDFRLVVDKGEPTTLVSFCGDGVKKIGPTTFEMVVKNYVPQRDIDILFLRTRLNR from the coding sequence ATGCGCTTACTGCCCTCCATCCTCGTTTTGCTTGCCGCCGTGCCACTTGCTGCCCGAGCTGACGACAGCACCGCCGCGCTCCGCGCAGGCGGGCTGGTGCTGGCGACGACCGACAAGATCGCGCTTGTTTCCGAGGATCTGTTCCTCTCGGCGAAGGCCGTGCACATCTCGTATCGCTTTCGCAATCTGACGAATGCGGATTTCGAGACGATCATCGCGTTTCCGATGCCGGACATTTCAGGGAATCCAAACCTCAACACGGACATTCCCGACCCCGCCAGCGATAATTTCCTGAAGTTCACGACGCAAGTCGACGGGCGCCCAGTCGAGTCCCAGGTCGAGCAGCGCGCCTTCCTCGCGCCGAATGGCAAGGGCGAAATCGAGATCACCTCCCGGCTAAGGGCATTGCATATTCCGCTGCTCCCAACGGTTGACGCCACCGAGAAAGCCATGGCGGCGCTTCGCGACGATCAGCGTCGCAGCTTGGCTGATGCGGAAATTGTCGAATCCCAGGACTTCAATGACGAAAAGGGCAAGCGCACCGTTCAGGTCCCGCTCTGGACGCTGAAGTCGAAGTTCTGGCGCAAGCAGGTCTTTCCCGCCGGCAAGGATGTCGTGGTTCGTCAGAGCTACAGCCCGAGCCTCGGCAGTCTCTCCAGCCTTTCGTTCGGTTCGCCGGATCAGGATCCGGCTCAGAAGACAGAATATCGAAAGAAATTCTGCACGGACGAGGCGTTCACGAAAGCCGCGCGATCGCTCTACGACAAAGCGCTCGCCGATAACGCCAAGACCTTTCAGGCATTCGAACAGTATTTGTCCTATGTCATCACGTCGGGAGGCCATTGGGCCGGGCCGATCGGTGATTTCAGGCTGGTCGTCGACAAGGGCGAGCCGACGACGCTGGTGTCGTTCTGCGGCGATGGCGTGAAGAAGATCGGCCCGACCACCTTCGAGATGGTGGTGAAGAACTACGTGCCGCAACGCGACATCGACATCCTCTTTCTGAGAACGAGGCTGAACCGATGA
- a CDS encoding GlcG/HbpS family heme-binding protein — translation MAELTLDIARKILDAALAKGIEKKFKPLVITILDIRGAVKATAAQDGTSLMRAEIAHGKAYGALALGMGSRAIFQRAQEQAYFIDAVNTLAQGRMVPVPGGVLILDGSTLLGAVGVSGDTSDNDEICALAGIEAAGLKANPG, via the coding sequence ATGGCTGAGCTCACCCTCGATATCGCCCGCAAGATTCTGGACGCCGCATTGGCCAAGGGCATCGAGAAGAAATTCAAGCCGCTGGTCATCACCATCCTCGACATCAGGGGCGCCGTGAAGGCGACGGCGGCGCAGGACGGCACCAGCCTGATGCGGGCCGAGATCGCCCACGGCAAGGCCTACGGCGCGCTGGCGCTGGGCATGGGATCGCGGGCGATCTTTCAGCGCGCCCAGGAGCAAGCCTATTTCATCGACGCCGTGAACACGCTGGCGCAGGGCCGCATGGTGCCAGTTCCGGGCGGCGTCCTGATCCTCGACGGCAGCACCCTGCTCGGCGCCGTCGGGGTCAGCGGCGACACCTCTGATAATGACGAGATCTGCGCGCTCGCGGGCATCGAGGCTGCCGGGCTGAAGGCGAATCCCGGATAA
- a CDS encoding lysozyme inhibitor LprI family protein, which translates to MGATLAIIAFVSPARAIDCHKASSTIEHMICADKRLQKADADMGGVYASLLNATGDTEIRDALVASQRRWLSRRDERLGQMTGREDAPDEDSRRGIVLQAIQDRTRYLARRSDADPKLPRLVEIALEQRRFTTQFSGGPFAGFETSCDFLPANSSYSYGCFSSQRYQNGNRVCILDQDWASGSVSEKHAVAEVVDGRLKTIATCSIGGGDENPCPDAEDPSASRGGWNSHPSPVADAPPARPLPRLDADVSIDTDAPWLRACLTSSRYPPSGMLR; encoded by the coding sequence GTGGGGGCGACCCTCGCAATCATCGCCTTCGTATCGCCAGCCCGAGCGATCGACTGCCATAAGGCCTCGAGCACCATCGAGCATATGATCTGTGCCGACAAACGGCTTCAGAAGGCAGACGCCGACATGGGAGGCGTGTATGCGAGCCTCCTGAACGCCACGGGAGACACGGAAATCCGCGATGCTCTCGTCGCCAGCCAGAGGCGATGGCTGTCACGCCGCGACGAACGGCTCGGTCAAATGACCGGCCGCGAGGACGCTCCGGATGAAGACAGCCGACGCGGAATTGTGCTGCAAGCCATCCAGGATCGAACCAGGTATCTGGCCCGCCGTTCCGACGCCGATCCGAAGCTGCCGCGACTGGTCGAGATTGCGTTGGAGCAACGCAGATTCACCACACAGTTTAGCGGCGGGCCCTTCGCGGGCTTTGAGACCTCCTGCGATTTTCTGCCGGCAAACAGCAGCTACAGCTACGGATGCTTTTCCAGTCAACGCTATCAGAACGGCAACCGGGTCTGCATACTGGACCAGGATTGGGCGAGCGGCAGCGTCTCTGAGAAGCATGCCGTCGCCGAGGTCGTCGATGGCCGGCTCAAGACGATCGCGACCTGCTCGATCGGAGGTGGCGACGAAAATCCCTGCCCCGACGCTGAGGACCCGTCCGCCTCGCGCGGCGGCTGGAACAGCCATCCCTCACCTGTCGCGGATGCGCCACCCGCTCGTCCCCTTCCCCGGCTGGACGCCGACGTGAGCATCGACACCGACGCGCCATGGCTGCGCGCCTGCCTGACGAGCAGCCGATATCCGCCGTCCGGCATGTTGCGCTGA
- a CDS encoding TetR/AcrR family transcriptional regulator, which yields MSLKKEQIIKVATDLFSRHGFHPVGVDRVIVESDVARMTLYNHFPGKDDLISAVLERRYDDIMSSLRDSVESVASPRGKLKAIFLWHQTWFGTPEFSGCLFERALAEFGTDYPNISAVAIQYKKTMTAWMKDILADILPEQAAARISSILMILLDGATIDARAFHDPTVASRAWDAAEAIIGTETAPVRRRAARSR from the coding sequence ATGAGCTTGAAAAAGGAGCAGATCATCAAGGTTGCGACCGACCTTTTCTCCCGCCACGGATTCCATCCCGTCGGCGTGGACAGGGTCATCGTCGAATCCGATGTCGCCCGAATGACGCTCTATAACCATTTCCCGGGGAAGGACGACCTGATCAGCGCCGTCCTCGAACGCCGCTATGACGACATCATGTCCAGCCTTCGTGACTCCGTGGAATCGGTGGCTTCGCCAAGAGGCAAGCTGAAAGCCATTTTCCTCTGGCATCAGACCTGGTTCGGCACCCCGGAATTTTCCGGCTGTCTTTTCGAACGCGCGTTGGCCGAATTCGGTACGGACTATCCGAACATCTCAGCCGTCGCGATCCAATACAAGAAAACGATGACGGCGTGGATGAAGGACATTCTCGCGGATATCTTGCCCGAGCAGGCCGCGGCGCGGATTTCTTCGATCCTCATGATCCTGCTGGACGGTGCGACGATCGATGCTCGGGCCTTTCACGATCCGACGGTTGCGAGCAGGGCGTGGGATGCCGCTGAGGCGATCATCGGGACAGAGACCGCGCCCGTTCGCAGGCGGGCCGCACGGAGCCGCTGA